The following coding sequences lie in one Heyndrickxia oleronia genomic window:
- a CDS encoding MerR family transcriptional regulator — protein sequence MEGLMTIQAFSERTGISKSALRYYETQHLLSPKRKLENGYRYYSEDQIEMVKFISSLRLVGISIKEIQLYISGNEENRQQMMTRWIQSLKKKQELLNVSLRYLEGQHENEVVYLIERKEEIIVWFGAESEVGQFGTHFRERGKELLERNIRFKSSYLRYLSGMNSINAEIGFGLPKSISLSALPEGAQIEHMPPCLCIAQSFNSPISQIKEGYRNLIRFAVDHNWVPTGPVLEWYRGEELNDLDLIMPVTKFKGG from the coding sequence ATGGAAGGATTAATGACAATACAAGCTTTCTCTGAAAGGACAGGAATCTCTAAAAGTGCTTTACGGTACTATGAAACGCAGCATTTATTATCACCTAAAAGAAAACTTGAAAATGGATATCGCTATTATTCGGAAGACCAGATTGAAATGGTCAAGTTTATTTCTAGCTTAAGGCTAGTTGGAATTTCTATAAAGGAAATTCAGCTTTATATTAGTGGGAATGAGGAGAATCGCCAACAAATGATGACGAGGTGGATTCAGTCATTAAAGAAAAAGCAGGAATTACTAAACGTCAGTCTACGCTATTTAGAAGGCCAACATGAAAATGAAGTTGTTTATTTAATAGAAAGAAAGGAAGAAATCATTGTTTGGTTTGGTGCAGAATCAGAGGTTGGTCAGTTTGGCACACATTTTCGAGAACGAGGCAAAGAACTATTAGAGAGAAATATCCGTTTCAAAAGCAGCTATCTTCGTTATTTATCAGGAATGAATTCAATTAATGCAGAAATTGGCTTTGGTCTACCAAAATCGATCAGTCTATCCGCTTTGCCTGAAGGTGCACAAATTGAACACATGCCACCCTGTCTTTGTATTGCTCAAAGCTTTAACTCTCCGATTTCACAAATTAAAGAGGGGTATAGAAATTTAATCAGATTTGCAGTTGACCATAACTGGGTACCAACAGGTCCCGTTTTAGAATGGTATCGAGGTGAAGAGTTAAACGATCTTGATTTAATTATGCCAGTTACAAAATTTAAAGGAGGATAA
- a CDS encoding GTP cyclohydrolase II, producing the protein MISSEVKHLLIDKMKLISLSDKNICLVGPINLPVQLEEQVVHFKWYTWLAVEEHVSKDEILDSLPNLDLASLQQCSVLVYGDIQDAEKALVRMHSICHTGDIFGSKRCDCGYQLRTSMQMIVENGSGALFYLANHEGRGIGLFSKSFAYLLQQEGYDTVEANLALGFTDDSRSYDEAISVLQSLRSKPVTLITNNPKKLAALKESGLLADEHIPLWGDKSEYNEFYLETKVNKSGHIPEKEPIGR; encoded by the coding sequence ATGATTTCATCAGAAGTTAAACATCTTCTTATCGATAAAATGAAACTAATTTCACTTTCAGATAAAAATATTTGCTTAGTTGGACCGATTAATCTTCCTGTTCAGCTGGAAGAGCAGGTTGTCCATTTTAAGTGGTATACATGGCTCGCTGTAGAAGAACATGTATCAAAGGATGAAATTTTAGATTCCTTACCTAATTTGGATTTAGCATCCTTGCAACAATGTTCAGTTCTTGTTTACGGTGATATCCAAGATGCTGAAAAAGCGTTAGTGCGCATGCACAGTATTTGCCATACGGGTGATATATTCGGTAGTAAACGCTGTGACTGCGGGTATCAATTACGAACATCCATGCAAATGATTGTTGAAAATGGCAGTGGGGCATTATTCTATCTTGCGAATCATGAAGGAAGAGGGATTGGATTATTCTCTAAATCCTTTGCTTACTTATTGCAGCAAGAAGGTTATGATACGGTTGAGGCAAATCTTGCACTTGGATTTACAGATGATAGCCGTTCATATGATGAGGCGATTTCAGTATTACAATCCCTTCGTTCCAAACCAGTGACCTTAATTACTAATAATCCTAAGAAACTTGCTGCACTAAAGGAATCTGGACTTTTAGCTGATGAACATATCCCACTATGGGGAGATAAATCGGAATACAATGAGTTTTATCTAGAAACAAAGGTTAATAAATCAGGGCATATACCTGAAAAGGAACCGATCGGAAGATAA
- a CDS encoding sigma-70 family RNA polymerase sigma factor: MIEEINEESDFLTSLMLMYGEEIKRLVYSYLKDWALTEDVTQDVFVTIYLKLDSFQGNSDIKTWIYRIAINKCKDMLKSWKYKKLFLTTQFFSLIETKTPEFYLINGQQKDKVVQAIFDLPIKYREVIILYYYKELKINEISSLLGLSPSGVKTRLLRAKKTLEKDLGGLWDEK, translated from the coding sequence TTGATTGAGGAAATAAATGAGGAGTCCGATTTTTTGACCTCTTTAATGTTGATGTATGGAGAGGAGATAAAGAGATTAGTTTATTCTTATTTAAAGGATTGGGCGCTAACGGAGGATGTAACGCAAGATGTATTTGTCACCATCTATTTAAAGCTGGATTCCTTTCAAGGAAACTCGGATATAAAGACATGGATATATCGAATTGCGATTAATAAATGTAAGGATATGCTTAAATCTTGGAAGTATAAAAAACTCTTTTTAACGACTCAATTTTTCTCATTAATTGAAACAAAAACTCCTGAATTTTATTTGATCAATGGTCAGCAAAAGGATAAGGTTGTTCAAGCCATCTTTGATTTGCCGATCAAATATCGTGAAGTAATCATTTTATACTATTATAAGGAATTAAAAATAAATGAAATTAGTAGCTTACTTGGCCTCTCTCCCTCAGGTGTAAAAACTAGATTATTAAGGGCAAAGAAAACATTAGAAAAGGACTTAGGAGGGCTGTGGGATGAGAAGTGA
- a CDS encoding SDR family oxidoreductase — MNNLKGKVALVTGGSRGAGRGIAIELGKAGATVYVTGRSTQGNSTNAWPGTIDDTVSEIEAHGGTGIAIRCDHTNDTETESVINQIRKEQGKLDILINNVWGAHDLGVDAKPFWELPLKHWDTMFTAGVRAQLATNHYAIPLLRENRQALIVHTTFWDDHKYTGQFYYDLAKNSLVRMAYGLSIELKQDNIAVLAVSPGFMRTELVLQHHHVAEENWQESEELKDSETPHYIGRAITHLASDANVIEKSGKAYRVGDLAKEYNFTDIDGRFIPPFKL; from the coding sequence ATGAATAATTTAAAAGGTAAAGTTGCACTTGTAACGGGTGGCAGTAGAGGAGCTGGACGAGGGATTGCGATTGAATTAGGAAAGGCTGGAGCAACAGTGTATGTGACAGGGCGTAGTACGCAAGGAAATTCCACAAATGCATGGCCAGGAACCATTGATGACACCGTTTCAGAAATAGAGGCCCATGGGGGAACAGGAATCGCGATTCGCTGTGATCATACAAATGATACGGAAACTGAATCAGTCATCAATCAAATACGCAAGGAACAAGGGAAATTAGATATTCTGATTAATAATGTATGGGGGGCACATGATCTTGGGGTAGATGCGAAGCCTTTTTGGGAACTACCGTTGAAACATTGGGATACGATGTTTACTGCTGGTGTGCGCGCACAGTTAGCCACTAATCATTATGCCATTCCATTGCTCCGTGAAAATCGACAAGCCCTTATCGTCCACACTACATTTTGGGACGATCATAAATATACTGGACAGTTTTATTACGATTTAGCTAAGAATTCATTAGTTCGCATGGCTTATGGACTGTCAATTGAATTAAAACAAGACAATATTGCTGTTCTTGCAGTCTCACCTGGATTCATGAGAACAGAGCTTGTGTTACAGCATCATCATGTAGCTGAGGAAAATTGGCAGGAATCTGAGGAATTAAAGGATTCAGAAACCCCTCATTATATTGGCCGTGCAATTACTCATTTAGCTAGTGATGCCAATGTAATAGAAAAGAGCGGAAAAGCATATAGAGTGGGAGATTTAGCGAAGGAATATAATTTTACAGATATCGACGGTCGTTTTATACCGCCATTTAAATTATAG
- a CDS encoding PrkA family serine protein kinase produces the protein MDILKKLEHYREEEEKLRWEGTFGEYLELLKEKPWVAQSAHSRVYNMIKDAGIEEVDGKKKYQFFSNQLFGLEAALEKLVEEYFHPSAKRLDVRKRVLLLMGPVSGGKSTLVTMLKRGLEAYTRTENGAIYAIKGCPMHEDPLHLIPNHLRDDFYKEYGIRVEGNLSPLNMLRLEEEYGGRIEDVIVQRIFFSEDRRVGIGTFSPSDPKSQDIADLTGSIDFSTIAEYGSESDPRAYRFDGELNKANRGLMEFQEMLKCDEKFLWHLLSLTQEGNFKAGRFALISADELIVAHTNETEYRSFISNKKNEALHSRIIVMPVPYNLKVSQEEKIYEKMINESDVAEVHIAPHTLKIAAMFSILTRLKEPKRGDIDLIKKMRLYDGESVEGFNSADIDELKKEFQEEGMSGIDPRYVINRISSTIIRKEVSSINALDVLRSLKEGLDQHPSITSELKEKYLNFISLARKEYDEIAKKEVQKAFVYSYEESAKTLMDNYLDNVEAYCNKAKLHDPLTGEEINPDEKLMRSIEEQIGISENAKKAFREEILIRISAYARKGRRFDYNSHDRLREAIQKKLFADLKDVVKITTSSKTPDEQQLKKINEVVARLIDEHGYNSTSANELLRYVGSLLNR, from the coding sequence ATGGATATTTTAAAAAAACTAGAACATTACCGAGAAGAAGAGGAAAAGCTTCGTTGGGAAGGTACTTTTGGAGAATATTTGGAATTATTGAAAGAGAAGCCTTGGGTTGCACAGTCGGCACATTCCCGTGTTTACAATATGATAAAAGATGCAGGAATAGAAGAAGTAGATGGGAAGAAAAAATATCAGTTTTTTAGTAATCAACTATTCGGTTTGGAGGCAGCCCTTGAAAAATTAGTTGAAGAATACTTTCACCCTTCAGCCAAACGCTTAGATGTCCGTAAGCGTGTTTTATTATTAATGGGTCCTGTTAGTGGCGGGAAATCAACTTTAGTGACGATGTTAAAAAGAGGTCTCGAGGCATATACACGTACTGAAAATGGAGCGATTTATGCGATAAAAGGCTGTCCAATGCATGAGGATCCTTTACATCTGATCCCTAATCATTTACGCGATGATTTTTACAAAGAATATGGTATACGTGTCGAAGGGAATCTTTCGCCATTAAACATGTTGAGGCTTGAGGAAGAATACGGTGGACGAATAGAAGATGTCATCGTTCAACGAATCTTTTTCTCTGAAGATCGCCGAGTAGGGATTGGAACATTCAGCCCATCTGATCCGAAATCACAGGATATCGCTGATTTAACTGGAAGTATTGATTTTTCAACGATTGCTGAATATGGTTCGGAATCTGACCCACGTGCCTATCGATTCGATGGTGAATTAAATAAAGCGAACCGTGGTTTGATGGAATTCCAAGAAATGCTAAAATGCGATGAAAAATTCCTTTGGCATTTACTTTCCCTGACACAGGAAGGAAATTTTAAAGCTGGAAGGTTTGCATTGATTAGTGCGGATGAACTAATCGTCGCACATACGAACGAAACGGAGTATCGTTCATTTATATCAAATAAGAAAAACGAGGCGCTACATTCACGGATCATTGTAATGCCTGTTCCGTATAACTTAAAAGTTTCCCAAGAAGAAAAAATCTATGAAAAGATGATCAATGAAAGTGATGTGGCAGAGGTTCATATTGCTCCTCATACATTGAAAATTGCGGCGATGTTCTCGATCCTCACTCGGTTAAAGGAACCAAAAAGAGGGGACATCGATCTAATTAAGAAAATGAGATTATATGATGGAGAAAGTGTGGAAGGATTTAATTCTGCCGATATCGATGAATTGAAAAAAGAATTTCAGGAAGAAGGTATGAGTGGAATTGATCCAAGATATGTCATTAATCGCATATCTTCAACGATCATTAGGAAGGAAGTATCTTCTATCAATGCGCTGGATGTTCTTCGTTCATTGAAAGAAGGCCTAGATCAGCATCCATCTATCACTTCTGAACTGAAAGAAAAATATTTAAACTTTATTTCCTTGGCAAGAAAGGAATACGATGAGATTGCTAAAAAAGAAGTACAAAAAGCATTTGTCTATTCCTATGAAGAGTCAGCCAAAACATTAATGGATAATTATTTAGATAATGTTGAAGCATATTGTAATAAAGCGAAGCTTCATGATCCTTTAACAGGAGAAGAAATAAACCCAGATGAAAAGCTAATGAGATCGATTGAAGAACAAATTGGAATATCTGAAAATGCTAAAAAAGCCTTTCGCGAAGAAATTCTTATCCGGATTTCCGCCTATGCCCGTAAAGGAAGACGCTTTGACTATAATTCACATGATCGCCTACGTGAAGCCATTCAAAAGAAGCTATTTGCTGATTTAAAGGATGTAGTTAAAATTACAACATCCTCGAAAACTCCAGATGAACAGCAATTGAAAAAGATTAACGAAGTGGTTGCTCGTCTTATTGATGAACATGGCTATAATTCGACTTCAGCGAATGAGCTATTACGATATGTTGGTAGCTTGTTAAATCGATAA
- a CDS encoding amidase domain-containing protein: MKDQIKAHVKWQVEAYVKSKKDHENENIIKKIESFQNRNAEIVKVMANTTITDRKQEDDHTYVHYDVHMQYLIKQKDKMYMEEKLEHHLASFYKDKLYESREINQEDIILNQRQIEAELEENDDMPRISYRYDRLKAVQYAEKWWNSYNPAYKKFEVDCTNYISQCLHAGGAPMRGYPNKSKGWWMRSNNWSYSWSVANSLRIYLASSTAGLQAREVGSPHELMLGDVICYDFQGDGRFDHNTIVTGKDALGMPLVNAHTSNSRMRYWAYEDSTAYTPNIQYKFFTIVDNP; this comes from the coding sequence ATGAAAGATCAAATCAAAGCGCACGTAAAATGGCAGGTTGAGGCCTATGTGAAAAGTAAAAAGGACCATGAAAATGAAAATATAATAAAAAAGATCGAATCGTTTCAAAATAGGAATGCAGAAATTGTAAAGGTTATGGCAAATACAACGATAACGGATAGAAAACAGGAAGATGATCACACGTATGTCCATTATGATGTTCACATGCAATATTTAATTAAACAGAAAGACAAGATGTATATGGAGGAGAAGTTGGAACATCACCTGGCCTCTTTTTATAAGGATAAACTATATGAAAGCCGAGAGATAAATCAGGAAGACATCATTTTGAACCAGCGACAAATAGAAGCTGAATTAGAGGAAAATGATGATATGCCAAGGATTTCCTACCGATATGATCGTTTGAAAGCCGTTCAATATGCCGAAAAATGGTGGAATTCATATAATCCTGCATACAAAAAATTTGAAGTGGACTGTACGAATTATATTTCTCAATGTCTTCATGCAGGAGGCGCACCGATGCGTGGATATCCGAATAAAAGCAAAGGCTGGTGGATGAGGAGTAATAATTGGAGCTATAGCTGGAGCGTTGCTAATTCCTTACGAATCTATCTAGCTTCTTCGACAGCTGGTTTACAGGCAAGAGAAGTCGGATCTCCACATGAATTAATGCTTGGGGACGTCATTTGTTACGATTTCCAAGGAGATGGCCGTTTTGATCATAATACCATTGTTACCGGGAAAGACGCTTTAGGCATGCCTCTTGTAAATGCACATACTTCGAATAGTCGGATGCGCTACTGGGCATATGAGGATTCCACAGCGTACACACCAAATATTCAATATAAATTTTTTACCATTGTAGATAATCCTTAA
- a CDS encoding C45 family autoproteolytic acyltransferase/hydolase: protein MNDPKELVVKVVELTGSNYQIGGLQAEQLRQESNWNGPYQNMEKNPDFNCFQAREKLNKVHPNILEEIYGLADGLGIDRNTAIEWYSGYNVIFPEMGCTTLVSDSFYVRNYDFSDQLYDARLVLMNPIKGYASIGFSQQIIGRLDGMNEKGLVIGLHFVNQMYKEEGFIATTIVRMVLDQCATTDEAIQLIKDIPHGYCYNYSITDKQGKGAIVEASPQKQIVKFATPLVCTNHFESEALKGKNRETIQGSLHRKDYLLKLIKQRLTPLSAYHSFNGNHSKLFFHHYKEYFGTLHTVVYLPNKLEVILGIGYDSDPLTISLKDWLAGKTVVPKAIKGNIYTNRVILVYSKIFFVKDEAYKC from the coding sequence ATGAATGATCCAAAGGAGTTAGTCGTTAAAGTTGTAGAGCTAACGGGGAGTAACTATCAAATAGGGGGCTTACAGGCGGAGCAATTGAGGCAGGAATCAAACTGGAATGGACCATATCAAAACATGGAGAAAAATCCGGACTTCAATTGTTTCCAGGCAAGGGAAAAGTTAAATAAAGTACATCCAAACATACTTGAAGAAATATACGGATTGGCCGATGGGCTGGGTATCGATAGAAATACAGCAATAGAATGGTATAGTGGCTATAATGTCATATTTCCTGAGATGGGGTGTACTACATTAGTATCTGATTCCTTTTACGTCCGTAATTATGATTTTAGTGATCAATTGTACGATGCGCGGCTTGTCCTTATGAATCCTATTAAAGGGTATGCAAGTATAGGCTTTAGTCAACAAATCATTGGCCGATTAGACGGTATGAATGAAAAAGGGCTTGTGATAGGCTTGCATTTTGTTAATCAAATGTATAAAGAAGAAGGATTTATCGCTACAACCATCGTTCGAATGGTATTAGACCAATGCGCAACAACTGATGAAGCGATTCAATTAATCAAAGATATTCCGCATGGATATTGTTACAACTATTCGATTACAGATAAACAGGGGAAAGGTGCAATTGTTGAGGCTTCACCACAGAAACAAATAGTGAAGTTTGCTACCCCTCTGGTTTGTACGAATCATTTTGAGTCAGAAGCATTAAAGGGAAAAAATAGGGAGACCATCCAAGGTTCTCTTCATCGAAAAGATTACCTACTAAAATTAATTAAACAGAGGTTAACGCCTTTATCAGCCTACCATTCTTTTAACGGTAACCATTCAAAATTATTTTTCCATCATTATAAAGAATATTTTGGAACACTGCATACCGTTGTGTATTTACCAAACAAATTAGAGGTAATCTTAGGAATTGGGTACGATTCCGATCCACTGACAATCTCTTTAAAGGATTGGTTGGCCGGAAAAACAGTGGTTCCTAAAGCAATAAAAGGGAATATTTATACTAATCGTGTTATTTTAGTTTACAGTAAGATTTTCTTCGTGAAGGACGAAGCTTATAAATGTTAG
- the trmL gene encoding tRNA (uridine(34)/cytosine(34)/5-carboxymethylaminomethyluridine(34)-2'-O)-methyltransferase TrmL, which produces MAIHVVLYQPEIPANTGNIARTCAATDTKLHLIKPLGFSTDDKMLKRAGLDYWHHVNITYYDSLDEFFSKNENGEFFYIETFGEKPHSAFDYSDVNKEYYFMFGKETTGLPKDLLVNNKDHFLRIPMNDNVRSLNLSNTAAILVYEALRQQGYPHLK; this is translated from the coding sequence GTGGCAATACATGTCGTACTTTATCAACCAGAAATCCCAGCAAATACAGGGAATATTGCGCGAACATGCGCAGCAACGGATACGAAACTACATTTAATCAAACCTCTTGGTTTTTCAACAGATGATAAAATGCTTAAACGTGCCGGTCTTGATTACTGGCATCATGTAAATATTACTTATTATGACTCATTGGATGAGTTTTTTAGTAAAAATGAAAATGGGGAATTCTTCTACATTGAAACCTTTGGCGAGAAACCACATTCTGCTTTTGATTATAGTGATGTGAATAAAGAATATTATTTTATGTTCGGTAAGGAAACGACGGGTTTGCCAAAGGATTTGCTAGTTAATAATAAGGATCATTTTTTACGAATTCCAATGAATGATAATGTTCGTTCATTAAATCTATCGAATACTGCTGCCATCTTAGTGTATGAGGCATTAAGACAACAAGGCTATCCTCATTTAAAATAA
- the queG gene encoding tRNA epoxyqueuosine(34) reductase QueG: protein MNISQLKQEIISYSKVIGIDKIGFTTADTFTEMKNRLIRQQELGYQSGFEEKDIEKRVNPSLIFDQPKSIIAIALAYPSKMSESPQGKKGDRRGIFCRASWGVDYHTILREKLKQLEEFILEKVPEARFKSMVDTGELVDRAVAQRAGIGWSGKNCSIITPEFGSYVYLGEMITNLPFEPDEPMEDQCGSCNKCIDVCPTGALVQGGQLNAQRCIAFLTQTKGFLEEEFRDKLGNRIYGCDTCQTICPKNKGMDFHFHEEMEPDPELAKPRLTPLLTISNREFKDNFGEMSGSWRGKKPIQRNAIIALAHFKEQSSVPELIQVLNEDPRPVIRGTAAWALGKIGGEDASMALEHSNEKETDPDVLNEIEKAIRKTKGEV from the coding sequence ATGAATATCTCTCAGCTGAAGCAAGAAATTATTTCATATAGTAAGGTGATCGGGATTGATAAAATAGGTTTTACCACTGCAGACACCTTTACTGAAATGAAAAATCGATTAATTCGACAACAGGAGCTCGGGTATCAATCGGGATTTGAAGAAAAAGATATTGAAAAACGTGTAAATCCTTCCTTGATTTTTGATCAACCAAAATCAATTATTGCGATTGCTCTTGCTTATCCTTCAAAGATGTCTGAGTCACCACAAGGGAAAAAAGGGGACAGACGTGGCATTTTTTGTCGAGCGTCTTGGGGCGTCGATTATCATACCATTTTACGAGAAAAGTTGAAGCAATTAGAGGAATTTATTTTGGAAAAGGTACCAGAGGCCAGATTTAAATCAATGGTTGATACGGGTGAGTTAGTTGATCGTGCAGTAGCACAAAGAGCAGGGATCGGCTGGAGTGGGAAAAATTGCTCCATTATTACTCCGGAGTTTGGTTCCTATGTGTACTTGGGAGAAATGATCACTAATCTACCATTTGAGCCAGATGAACCGATGGAAGATCAGTGCGGATCCTGTAATAAATGTATTGATGTCTGCCCAACGGGTGCTTTAGTCCAAGGAGGACAACTGAATGCACAGCGCTGCATCGCATTTTTAACACAAACGAAGGGATTTCTTGAAGAAGAATTTCGCGATAAATTAGGTAATCGTATCTATGGATGTGATACCTGTCAGACAATATGTCCTAAAAATAAAGGAATGGATTTTCATTTTCATGAAGAGATGGAACCTGATCCTGAGTTAGCCAAACCAAGATTAACCCCATTATTAACGATTAGTAATCGTGAGTTTAAGGATAATTTTGGGGAAATGTCTGGCTCATGGAGAGGGAAAAAGCCAATTCAGAGAAATGCCATTATTGCATTAGCCCATTTTAAAGAACAATCCTCGGTTCCAGAACTTATTCAGGTACTAAATGAGGATCCTCGTCCTGTTATACGTGGCACAGCCGCATGGGCATTGGGGAAAATTGGTGGAGAAGATGCTTCGATGGCATTAGAGCATTCAAATGAAAAAGAAACAGACCCGGATGTTTTGAATGAAATTGAAAAAGCAATACGCAAAACAAAAGGCGAAGTATAA
- a CDS encoding methyl-accepting chemotaxis protein, which yields MFRKFSLKGKMSLFISVIVLIMFAITTTLNILELSTQLKNDLKKELKSVGILTTNSIDREDIQYLTTNSSGSDEIFKKTQEKLDDIMEKQGVMSWSYIWKMNGDSVVPIAFTKNLDEIYKAGENFTDLADIHLKAATKAMETNQPVVTKIFDDPFGTWETVFTPIVDENNNPIAVLGVDYSADYINNIIQKSLIKEIAIAIIGIIILIIVIYFSIRKLLKPLDKVISVANNVAEGNLSDSNLDLNRKDEIGVLSNSIQSMIDSLRNLIHNIKLTSEHLAASSEELSATASEGYHFSKKVSDELKDVVSSTNNTLLIMEESAQAMTESSDGIYKIAQSSSVVSEVSQETLQQAEEGNKAIKNVVDQMEKINNSVTHLSQAIKQLGVSSGEIGSIVNIITEIADQTNLLALNAAIEAARAGEHGRGFAVVAEEVRKLAEQSAQSAQQIHELINEIQKDTESSISVMEQGKEDVQYGIELTKEAGNSFEEILTSTRNVASQIQEVSAASEQVSATTEEVSASVEQLKEYTVTSADNLGNVSISSEEQAASIEEISRATHSLSEKAEELQQLVSSFKL from the coding sequence TTGTTTAGGAAATTTTCACTAAAAGGAAAAATGTCATTGTTCATCTCAGTGATCGTTTTAATTATGTTTGCGATAACAACGACATTGAATATTCTTGAGCTATCCACTCAATTAAAAAATGACTTAAAAAAGGAGCTTAAAAGTGTTGGGATTTTAACGACAAATTCTATCGATCGTGAGGATATCCAATATTTAACTACAAATAGTAGTGGAAGTGACGAAATTTTTAAGAAAACACAAGAAAAACTTGATGACATTATGGAAAAACAAGGGGTTATGAGCTGGAGCTATATTTGGAAAATGAATGGTGACAGTGTGGTTCCAATTGCTTTTACAAAAAATCTGGATGAAATTTATAAAGCAGGCGAAAATTTCACTGATTTAGCAGATATTCATTTGAAAGCAGCAACAAAAGCCATGGAAACCAATCAACCGGTTGTGACGAAAATCTTTGATGACCCATTCGGTACTTGGGAAACGGTTTTTACCCCAATTGTTGATGAAAATAATAATCCAATTGCTGTGTTGGGCGTAGATTATTCGGCCGATTATATTAATAATATTATTCAAAAATCACTGATTAAAGAAATTGCTATTGCGATTATCGGAATTATCATACTTATCATCGTTATTTACTTCTCTATCCGCAAATTATTAAAACCGCTTGATAAAGTTATTTCAGTGGCAAATAACGTAGCAGAAGGAAATCTTTCTGACAGTAATCTAGACTTAAATCGAAAAGATGAAATCGGTGTTCTTTCGAATTCGATTCAATCGATGATCGATAGTTTAAGAAACCTTATTCATAATATTAAATTGACTTCAGAACATCTTGCTGCTTCATCTGAGGAGCTCTCTGCAACTGCATCAGAAGGGTATCATTTCTCTAAAAAAGTTTCAGATGAACTTAAGGATGTCGTGAGTAGTACAAATAATACCTTACTAATTATGGAAGAAAGTGCACAGGCGATGACGGAATCGTCCGATGGCATTTATAAAATTGCTCAATCCTCATCTGTTGTGTCAGAGGTTTCACAAGAGACATTACAGCAAGCTGAAGAAGGAAATAAAGCAATCAAAAATGTAGTCGATCAAATGGAAAAAATCAATAATTCCGTTACTCATCTTTCTCAAGCCATTAAACAGCTTGGTGTAAGTTCAGGGGAAATTGGTAGCATCGTTAATATCATTACTGAGATTGCCGATCAAACGAATTTACTTGCATTGAATGCAGCAATCGAAGCAGCTCGTGCAGGTGAACATGGTAGAGGATTTGCTGTAGTTGCTGAAGAGGTTCGGAAGCTAGCAGAGCAATCAGCACAATCTGCTCAACAAATTCATGAGCTAATCAATGAAATACAGAAGGATACGGAAAGCTCGATTTCGGTTATGGAACAAGGAAAAGAAGATGTTCAATACGGAATTGAATTGACGAAAGAAGCAGGAAATTCCTTCGAAGAAATTTTGACATCGACTAGAAATGTAGCGAGTCAAATACAAGAGGTTTCCGCAGCATCTGAACAAGTTTCGGCGACAACAGAAGAAGTATCTGCATCTGTAGAACAGCTAAAAGAATATACAGTTACCTCAGCTGATAATTTAGGAAATGTTTCAATATCCAGTGAAGAACAAGCAGCCTCAATTGAAGAAATCAGTAGAGCCACTCATTCACTAAGCGAAAAAGCAGAGGAACTTCAGCAGTTAGTTAGCAGTTTTAAATTATAA